A single genomic interval of Lucilia cuprina isolate Lc7/37 chromosome 2, ASM2204524v1, whole genome shotgun sequence harbors:
- the LOC111679570 gene encoding uncharacterized protein LOC111679570: protein MSDIYDYAYMHVMRHQVEVNKYTSAPIDDSSAENLVNTEDFSPRDLQLFMDSLETITRLEKAKYERRQRRKIQSHQESFEYSKKIITCLDSSLVGSSLADEDAKSTYTSESDYIYDETYFGMSSQGTSNATYSNLTVDSLKSFSSDSEESGVFLNNTQDDHLYENIDPIRPRSKVISHPKCKSLKSRLISLIMKKQYVQPESPAVDMLSSTTYGEDSEETEIYDRVLDDVIQHQFTKNPKKGKRKYRSSSKKQSETVSAEEKFLDKAMRFLTL, encoded by the coding sequence ATGAGTGATATTTACGATTACGCCTATATGCATGTCATGCGCCATCAAGTGGAAGTTAATAAATATACCTCGGCTCCCATAGATGATTCATCAGCAGAAAATCTAGTCAATACTGAGGATTTTTCACCACGAGATCTGCAATTGTTCATGGACAGTCTGGAGACCATCACACGCTTGGAAAAGGCAAAATATGAACGTCGTCAAAGACGTAAGATTCAAAGTCATCAGGAATCCTTTGAATATTCGAAAAAGATCATCACCTGTTTAGATTCTTCGCTGGTGGGCTCATCATTGGCCGATGAAGATGCCAAAAGTACTTATACCTCTGAATCTGATTACATCTATGATGAAACATATTTCGGCATGAGTTCTCAAGGCACCAGCAATGCCACCTATAGTAATCTAACAGTGGACTCTCTGAAATCATTTTCCTCCGACTCTGAAGAATCCGGTGTATTCCTTAACAATACCCAAGATGATCATCTCTATGAAAACATTGATCCCATACGGCCGAGATCAAAAGTAATTTCTCATCCTAAATGTAAATCTCTCAAATCTCGTCTTATTTCGTTAATTATGAAGAAACAATATGTACAACCCGAATCACCGGCCGTTGATATGCTCTCCTCCACCACTTATGGTGAGGACAGTGAAGAAACTGAAATTTATGATCGTGTCCTGGACGATGTCATACAGCATCAATTCAccaaaaatcccaaaaaaggCAAGCGAAAATATCGTTCCTCATCGAAAAAACAATCCGAAACCGTTAGCGCTGAAGAAAAGTTCCTGGATAAAGCCATGCGTTTCTTAACTTTATAA
- the LOC111679569 gene encoding uncharacterized protein LOC111679569, giving the protein MANSTSFNMTLLEASKFKINTQYFSPHDLSLFVESLETITRLAREKEERKEQKKLQKLNNLGKKFCTLPRISSISTLDSSSTGASGDEEEILLLENKKVPKSPDSQRSDYDETYFSAPSSTQSSPRNSVIFQQQLSKNSSHSTLSIITTSDSEESGVFPIGTSYQDLYEAQTTTIRPRSKVITKSRSLSTRSRLIGLVMKKESTKVPSVELISHRPLDEYETLEMYEQEQQQMLQAELVQESEKLARFSTLHMKKKSRQGFACPDGSSEERFLDKALRYLTL; this is encoded by the coding sequence ATGGCCAATTCAACAAGTTTCAACATGACTTTGCTAGAAGCTTcgaaattcaaaattaatacaCAATATTTCTCTCCTCACGATTTATCTCTATTCGTGGAGAGTTTAGAGACCATAACACGTTTGGCCCGCGAAAAGGAAGAGCGCAAAGAacaaaagaaattgcaaaaattgaATAACTTAGGCAAGAAGTTTTGTACCTTGCCCCGCATAAGTTCCATTTCAACTTTGGATTCCTCCTCTACTGGAGCCTCAGGAGATGAAgaggaaattttgttgttggaaaataaaaaagtacccaAGAGTCCCGATAGCCAAAGATCTGATTATGATGAAACCTACTTTTCGGCCCCTAGTAGTACTCAGTCTTCACCACGCAATAGTGTCATCTTTCAACAGCAATTGTCGAAAAACAGCAGTCATTCTACCTTGTCCATAATCACCACATCAGATTCTGAAGAATCTGGTGTATTTCCCATTGGTACTTCATATCAAGATCTCTATGAAGCCCAAACTACCACCATAAGACCTCGTTCTAAAGTTATTACCAAATCACGTTCTTTATCCACACGTTCCCGCTTAATCGGTTTGGTTATGAAAAAGGAATCTACCAAAGTGCCCTCAGTAGAACTTATCTCTCATCGTCCCCTAGATGAATATGAAACTTTGGAAATGTACGAACAGGAACAACAGCAAATGCTACAAGCTGAACTAGTACAAGAATCGGAGAAATTGGCCCGTTTCTCTACTCTACACATGAAGAAAAAATCACGTCAGGGTTTTGCCTGTCCCGATGGTTCATCGGAAGAACGTTTCTTGGATAAGGCTTTGCGTTATTTGACTTTGTAG
- the LOC111679568 gene encoding uncharacterized protein LOC111679568, whose protein sequence is MCVRARTRLANNTLSRTCLTISYYKISSIKDFALIRKSISYTLKRLTLTTFSKTVKIYPSVEKILNMVLNSTVTCNNSINEAEDQQQQSPKLVVNTTDFNNEDLEEFVNISEEIERNSRERRSLRKRSKSRSNTMMVATMTREEIFESTNVDDDDDQFLNALEHQTSYEAGKDSAALVNSIENLMKYFDEEVTVVDDSLIKTTSPVKKVTKGKVASAVASLRNKCSLTPSPLSKRKKQQLEVKANIQELKKKYETSMDTEASPSPKPSKTKSPKLSRKTKVKQMALLFNNKINSMIRSSSPEPQTPEPISPGLESIASPNFTSTLKPKSPKLKNKFTFVTKLPSPKPSPLFKRKSLQKSPSINTLNNSPAMKRKELQKQPSTTCLVAESVFSQLSVKDKALLYNKFIADMSKQNPKFSKHAEVLESNVKKEIQRGEVICEKQDSVKHLRDTLEAKLTPTKTFSKTLQRFKRSTSKLSLDTTPKSKEYEDLLQKDISCSLLEDDSQDLLHVSTLTVVLKSSPESKKSTLKTNKSQRKKKDVTFSEDNSIIEPTSAGTSTFKRTQKMIRSSFGVEPYAPPKKIRRTRHERLAPKMFFQNQHLEKLFYHWLKEKNGVAFDITPVNNSNDIIEIVPKNSRDNVLPAQEVQEILEAAIKKLEANKQEQHIVATNNDAIALIKNTLENEQSLEKSVIEVELPLEVEIPAEEPKDIETEDSDLGLTSITKTTSEDSQTEYPTQEVSNLLAKPLRKKKLRRSLTLRKESSLLESNNLFSTDSDSDCKTPKTKIQSCTLPKSKKCSNYVKKLIFKTLNNTVPLEQPSLVNNELSILELDTSLIRQVNSPSKIKNAYTLTVMSSPSPHSESDFYDSDLPKTPIKEASRSWPSLLEACLDEESYVLKDKSVSTEFTDLAKSKQEQQKLLMDSFIDQGFETGSNDMDSPLRMPTRKIPNDIEKSLTKRENPKNFSTPNKDKPVQQVFTAQSGSKGSHIISPIAANFSPRRPASLTMTVIKEDSSVEDSEASHYTPSSLNDSATFFTQDSLSQQSHSPLGVTHKVNSSQFWITSGDFTAAITIDHYESERLMLLSNIYGQKSLETREMNFGIDDQKFCYNSSATSDEIIKKVPKVNNCSQYWFSTGDVLIPFTGKQMSSQKIQSFFNYIRDFMEESGSLRFGIDSYEFSNIYQQSPNCTTLYNGNTWSQAITPISPLKTSDLDQSDVESEEFERSLTFSAISQHSDTASLKSDDLINPQQSSFRTQNSSGSLEQIFEDARHLNLSKSQTDKQALETQFTVPEMLKTLQNQQTKLKSLEERMLSCTVTSGNQKVIEINESPEYMRKLRSIISAIDNIGRGNGFNACTIEQLESFMFFLSRYADLCLANCTAHIEKILDVVMNQRSFQL, encoded by the exons ATGTGTGTGCGTGCTAGAACAAGATTAGCAAACAACACTCTCTCTCGTACCTGTCTAACGATATCGTATTACAAAATTTCTAGTATAAAAGATTTTGCTCTCATCAGAAAAAGTATCAGTTACACCTTAAAACGTCTAACGttaacaacattttcaaaaaccgTCAAAATTTATCCCAGCgtagaaaaaatcttaaacatgGTTCTCAACTCAACCGTGACCTGTAATAATTCGATCAACGAAGCTGAAGATCAGCAACAACAATCTCCTAAACTAGTGGTGAATACAACCGATTTTAATAACGAAGATCTAGAAGAGTTTGTTAATATTTCGGAAGAAATTGAAAGAAACTCTCGGGAACGTCGTTCTCTGAGAAAACGTTCTAAGTCACGTTCCAATACCATGATGGTGGCTACCATGACTAGAGAAGAAATATTTGAATCGACTAAtgtagatgatgatgatgatcaatTTCTTAATGCTTTGGAACATCAAACATCCTATGAAGCGGGTAAAGATAGTGCTGCTTTGGTTAACAGCATTGAAAATCTAATGAAGTATTTCGATGAAGAAGTTACCGTGGTAGATGATAGCTTGATTAAAACTACTTCCCCGGTTAAGAAAGTTACTAAAGGAAAAGTAGCCTCCGCAGTGGCTTCTTTGCGCAACAAATGCAGCTTGACTCCCTCTCCCTTAAGCAAACGCAAGAAGCAGCAATTGGAGGTAAAAGCCAACATCCAGGAGTTGAAGAAAAAGTATGAGACCTCAATGGACACAGAGGCCAGTCCTTCTCCTAAACCCTCAAAGACTAAAAGTCCTAAATTATCGCGTAAAACTAAGGTTAAACAAATGGCtttattgtttaacaataaaatcaatTCCATGATACGAAGCTCCTCGCCAGAACCACAAACTCCCGAACCAATATCACCCGGTTTAGAGTCTATAGCTTCGCCCAACTTTACCTCTACTCTTAAGCCCAAATCACCCAAATTAAAGAACAAGTTTACTTTTGTAACCAAATTGCCTAGTCCCAAACCTAGTCCACTCTTCAAGAGAAAGTCTTTGCAAAAATCTCCTAGCATTAACACCCTAAACAACAGTCCTGCCATGAAACGCAAGGAATTGCAAAAACAACCTAGCACTACCTGTTTAGTGGCGGAAAGTGTCTTCTCCCAGCTATCGGTTAAGGATAAGGCTttgctgtacaataaatttatagCCGATATGTCGAAACAAAATCCCAAATTTAGTAAACATGCTGAAGTCTTGGAATCGAATGTTAAGAAAGAAATACAAAGAGGAGAAGTTATATGTGAGAAACAGGATTCGGTGAAGCATCTTAGAGATACTCTGGAAGCCAAGCTGACACCCACTAAAACATTCTCAAAAACTCTGCAAAGATTTAAAAGATCTACTTCCAAACTGTCTTTGGATACAACACCCAAATCTAAGGAATATGAAGATTTACTGCAGAAGGATATATCCTGTTCGCTACTGGAAGATGATTCCCAGGATCTGTTGCATGTAAGCACTTTAACGGTGGTTTTAAAATCCAGTCCAGAGTCAAAAAAGTCAAcacttaaaactaataaaagtcAGCGCAAAAAGAAGGATGTAACTTTTTCTGAGGATAACAGTATTATAGAGCCCACCTCTGCCGGCACCTCAACTTTTAAAAGAACCCAAAAGATGATACGTTCTTCTTTTGGCGTGGAGCCTTATGCTCCACCCAAGAAAATAAGACGTACACGTCATGAACGTCTGGCACCTAAAATGTTTTTTCAGAATCAACATTtggaaaaacttttctatcacTGGCTAAAGGAAAAGAATGGAGTGGCCTTTGATATTACCCCAGTTAACAATAGCAATGATATTATAGAAATAGTGCCCAAAAACTCCCGAGATAATGTGCTGCCAGCTCAAGAAGTACAGGAAATATTAGAGGCAGCTATCAAAAAACTGGAAGCCAATAAACAGGAGCAACATATTGTAGCTACTAATAATGATGCTATTGCCTTAATTAAGAACACTTTGGAAAATGAGCAGAGTCTAGAGAAATCTGTTATAGAAGTGGAACTACCCTTGGAAGTGGAAATTCCAGCAGAAGAACCCAAAGATATAGAAACTGAAGATAGTGATTTGGGCTTGACTAGTATAACCAAg ACCACTAGCGAAGATTCCCAAACGGAATATCCAACACAAGAAGTTTCTAATCTTTTGGCTAAACCTCTGCGCAAAAAGAAATTACGACGCTCTTTGACTTTGCGCAAGGAAAGTTCACTGCTGGAGTCGAATAATTTATTCTCTACAGATTCTGATTCAGATTGCAAAACTCCTAAAACCAAAATACAAAGTTGTACTTTGCCCAAATCCAAGAAATGTTCGAATTATGTTAAGAAACTGATTTTCAAGACCCTCAACAATACCGTGCCTTTGGAACAGCCTAGTTTGGTGAATAATGAGTTAAGCATTTTGGAATTGGATACATCTTTGATAAGACAAGTTAATTCACCGTCGAAAATTAAGAATGCCTACACTTTGACGGTAATGTCTTCACCATCGCCTCATTCGGAAAGTGATTTTTACGATTCAGATTTGCCAAAAACCCCCATAAAGGAAGCTTCCAGATCCTGGCCTTCTCTGTTAGAAGCTTGTCTTGATGAGGAATCGTATGTCTTGAAGGACAAGTCGGTATCTACCGAATTCACCGATTTGGCCAAAAGCAAACAAGAACAACAGAAATTACTAATGGATAGTTTTATAGATCAAGGTTTTGAAACGGGTTCCAATGACATGGATTCACCCTTAAGAATGCCTACACGCAAAATACCCAACGATATAGAAAAATCTCTAACTAAACGTGAGAATCCTAAAAATTTCTCTACTCCCAACAAAGATAAACCAGTGCAGCAGGTTTTTACCGCACAATCTGGATCTAAGGGATCACACATTATTAGTCCCATAGCAGCTAATTTTTCACCACGCCGTCCAGCCTCTCTAACCATGACCGTTATAAAGGAGGATTCAAGTGTAGAAGACTCGGAAGCGTCACATTACACGCCGAGTTCTTTAAATGACAGTGCCACCTTCTTTACCCAAGATTCTCTTTCGCAACAATCTCATTCCCCTCTAGGAGTCACACACAAAGTTAACTCTTCACAATTCTGGATAACTTCGGGAGATTTTACAGCTGCCATAACTATAGATCATTATGAATCTGAACGTTTAATGCTGCTCAGCAATATCTATGGCCAAAAGAGTCTAGAGACTAGAGAAATGAATTTTGGTATCGATGATCAAAAGTTTTGCTACAATAGCTCGGCTACTTCTGATGAGATTATTAAAAAGGTGCCTAAAGTAAACAATTGCTCACAGTATTGGTTCTCCACGGGAGATGTTTTGATACCCTTTACGGGCAAACAAATGTCTAGCCAGAAAATACAAAGTTTCTTTAACTATATACGCGATTTCATGGAAGAATCGGGTTCTTTAAGATTTGGCATTGATAGCTATGAATTCTCGAATATCTATCAACAATCACCTAACTGTACTACTCTCTATAATGGTAACACCTGGAGCCAGGCTATAACACCTATATCACCTTTAAAAACCAGTGATTTAGATCAATCTGATGTGGAATCTGAAGAATTTGAAAGAAGTCTTACATTCTCCGCCATAAGTCAACATTCGGATACGGCTTCGTTGAAAAGTGATGATTTGATTAATCCTCAACAATCTAGCTTTAGAACACAAAACTCTTCTGGTTCTTTAGAGCAAATATTTGAAGATGCTCGTCATCTAAATCTATCCAAAAGCCAAACCGATAAACAAGCCTTGGAAACTCAGTTCACCGTACCGGAAAtgttaaaaactttacaaaatcaaCAGACCAAATTGAAATCTCTAGAAGAACGTATGCTTAGTTGCACGGTAACGAGTGGTAATCAAAAAGTCATCGAAATCAATGAATCCCCCGAATATATGCGTAAATTAAGAAGCATTATCTCTGCCATTGATAATATAGGAAGAGGTAATGGTTTCAATGCCTGTACCATCGAACAATTGGAaagttttatgttctttttgaGCCGTTACGCTGATCTTTGTCTGGCCAATTGTACAGCTCATATAGAAAAGATTTTGGATGTGGTTATGAATCAACGTTCATTTCAGCTGtaa